One window of the Chloroflexia bacterium SDU3-3 genome contains the following:
- a CDS encoding VOC family protein: MAPPHAGRADFRSPSVNYYVADVEAAARFYTQRFGFVERFRTPSEGEPVHVELRLGDLVLGLAARSAGEAMHGLPLGQGSPPRAEVVVWTDDVDAAYAALLAEGVPGVSAPHDFLGALRAAWVLDPDGNPVEIVARI, encoded by the coding sequence ATTGCACCGCCGCACGCGGGCCGCGCGGACTTCCGCAGCCCCTCGGTCAACTACTACGTGGCCGATGTCGAGGCGGCGGCGCGCTTCTACACCCAGCGCTTCGGCTTTGTCGAGCGCTTCCGCACGCCCAGCGAGGGCGAGCCGGTGCATGTGGAGCTGCGGCTGGGCGACCTCGTGCTGGGGCTGGCGGCGAGGTCGGCGGGCGAGGCCATGCACGGACTGCCGCTGGGCCAGGGCAGCCCGCCCCGCGCCGAGGTGGTGGTGTGGACCGACGATGTGGACGCCGCCTACGCCGCGCTGCTGGCCGAGGGCGTGCCCGGCGTCAGCGCCCCGCACGACTTCCTGGGCGCGCTGCGGGCCGCCTGGGTGCTCGACCCCGACGGCAACCCAGTGGAGATCGTCGCGCGGATCTGA
- a CDS encoding VOC family protein, giving the protein MSGNLGREKRKKERLMVTYATAKQAGTPTWLDLMTPNMDESKAFYQAVLGWEYDGGEPEFGGYTTATVAGQQAAGLMNLMPATPPMAAGWYLYFATDDIEADAARVEELGGKVVYPPMAVGSFGSMATCTDPTGATFSLWQANEHIGTGVVGEPGAAAWYELYTTNAAQARDFYAALLGASVSPMEEMEYYVLKHGSEELCGIMQIDPSWGDFPQQWGIYFAVPDTDAAVATATAHGGSLLGTVDDSPFGRLATLADPHGAMFKIVQLPA; this is encoded by the coding sequence ATGTCTGGCAATCTGGGAAGAGAAAAACGAAAAAAGGAGAGGCTCATGGTCACCTACGCGACGGCGAAGCAGGCTGGCACCCCCACGTGGCTTGATCTGATGACCCCCAACATGGACGAGTCTAAGGCATTCTATCAGGCTGTGCTCGGCTGGGAGTACGACGGCGGCGAGCCGGAGTTTGGCGGCTACACCACCGCCACGGTGGCTGGTCAGCAGGCGGCGGGCCTGATGAACCTGATGCCTGCCACACCTCCGATGGCGGCGGGCTGGTACCTCTACTTCGCCACCGATGATATCGAGGCCGATGCGGCGCGGGTCGAGGAGCTGGGCGGCAAGGTGGTCTACCCGCCGATGGCGGTGGGCAGCTTCGGCTCGATGGCCACCTGTACCGACCCGACGGGCGCGACCTTCAGCCTGTGGCAGGCCAACGAGCATATTGGCACCGGGGTGGTGGGCGAGCCGGGCGCTGCGGCGTGGTACGAGCTGTACACCACCAATGCCGCGCAGGCCCGCGATTTTTACGCCGCCCTGCTCGGGGCCAGCGTCAGCCCGATGGAGGAGATGGAGTACTACGTGCTCAAGCACGGCAGCGAGGAGCTGTGCGGGATAATGCAGATCGACCCCTCGTGGGGCGATTTCCCGCAGCAGTGGGGCATCTACTTCGCTGTGCCCGACACCGATGCGGCGGTCGCCACTGCCACCGCGCACGGTGGCTCCCTGCTGGGCACGGTCGACGACTCGCCGTTTGGCAGGCTGGCCACCCTGGCCGACCCGCACGGCGCGATGTTTAAGATCGTGCAGCTTCCCGCCTAG
- a CDS encoding DMT family transporter produces the protein MSRTHMLALLLLGAVWGASFLFIGVAVAALGPFPLMFLRVALASLVLLAIIALRRERAALDVRGRWRQYLLVGLLNSAIPFSLIAYAELRIPVSLSAILNATTPLFTALIAALWGGEPLTRRRLAGVALGVVGVAVLMGGGTFGAGQIVGILAMLLASCFYGAGTVYAARRIHGLPPVFASLAQLLGASAALAIPAALSLPHTPPSPEALAALAALVLLSTVGGYQIYFFLLREIGPTSTSSVTFIVPLFGCLWGALLRHDTLGANVLVGMLVIFASVALVLRAPPSRAATAAARP, from the coding sequence ATGAGCCGCACACATATGCTGGCGCTGCTGCTGCTGGGCGCGGTCTGGGGCGCGTCGTTCCTGTTCATCGGCGTGGCGGTCGCGGCGCTGGGGCCGTTCCCGCTGATGTTCCTGCGGGTGGCGCTCGCCAGCCTGGTGCTGCTGGCGATCATCGCGCTGCGGCGGGAGCGCGCTGCGTTGGATGTGCGTGGGCGCTGGCGGCAGTACCTGCTGGTGGGCCTGCTGAACTCGGCCATCCCTTTCTCGCTGATCGCCTACGCCGAGCTGCGCATCCCGGTCTCGCTCTCGGCCATCCTCAACGCTACCACGCCGCTGTTCACCGCGCTGATCGCGGCGCTGTGGGGCGGCGAGCCGCTGACGCGGCGCAGGCTGGCCGGGGTGGCGCTGGGCGTGGTGGGCGTGGCGGTGCTGATGGGCGGCGGCACATTCGGCGCTGGCCAGATCGTGGGCATCCTGGCCATGCTGCTGGCCTCGTGCTTCTATGGGGCGGGCACGGTCTACGCCGCGCGGCGCATCCACGGCCTGCCGCCCGTGTTCGCCTCGCTCGCGCAGCTGCTGGGCGCGTCCGCCGCCCTCGCCATCCCCGCCGCGCTGAGCCTGCCGCACACGCCGCCGTCGCCGGAGGCGCTGGCCGCGCTGGCAGCCCTGGTGCTGCTCTCCACGGTCGGGGGCTACCAGATCTACTTCTTCCTGCTACGTGAGATCGGCCCCACGTCGACCTCAAGCGTCACCTTTATCGTGCCGCTGTTCGGCTGCCTGTGGGGCGCGCTGCTGCGCCACGACACGCTGGGGGCCAATGTGCTGGTCGGGATGCTGGTGATCTTCGCGAGCGTGGCGCTGGTGCTGCGCGCGCCGCCAAGCCGGGCCGCCACAGCGGCGGCCCGGCCCTAG
- a CDS encoding GDP-mannose 4,6-dehydratase: MRIFITGITGPVGSALADYLLTLPDLEIHAFKRWRSDPRPIEKLYGHVTFHEGDIEDAFSIDRAIAAAAPDRVYHLAAQSYPSESWDAPIATMRANVEGTINVLEAVRRHRPEARVHIAGTSAEYGIVRPDEVPIREDHALRPLSPYGVSKAAAEMTGLQYHDNFGMSVLVTRSFNHVGPQQGDRCSIQTFCRQMAQIELGMQEPFIHVGNLEPRRDFTHTADVARALWLLLERGAPGEVYNLCSGEATRIGDIVDMVLEYGRVPASVKADPARMRPSDEPILKGDNSKLRAATGWEPTIGMTEIVRDVLEFWRGRLAAR, translated from the coding sequence GTGAGGATCTTCATCACCGGCATCACCGGGCCAGTGGGCAGCGCCCTGGCCGACTACCTGCTGACCCTGCCCGACCTTGAGATACACGCCTTCAAGCGCTGGCGCAGCGACCCCCGCCCGATCGAGAAGCTGTACGGCCACGTCACCTTCCACGAGGGCGACATCGAGGACGCCTTCTCGATCGACCGCGCCATCGCCGCCGCCGCCCCCGACCGCGTCTACCACCTGGCGGCGCAGAGCTACCCCAGCGAGTCGTGGGATGCGCCTATCGCCACCATGCGCGCCAATGTGGAGGGCACGATCAACGTGCTGGAGGCGGTGCGCCGCCACCGCCCCGAGGCCCGCGTGCACATCGCAGGCACCAGCGCGGAGTACGGCATTGTGCGCCCCGACGAGGTGCCCATCCGCGAGGATCACGCGCTGCGCCCGCTCAGCCCCTATGGCGTGAGCAAGGCCGCCGCCGAGATGACCGGCCTGCAGTACCACGACAACTTCGGCATGAGCGTGCTTGTGACGCGCTCGTTCAACCACGTGGGGCCGCAGCAGGGCGACCGCTGCTCCATCCAGACCTTCTGCCGCCAGATGGCCCAGATCGAGCTGGGCATGCAGGAGCCGTTCATCCACGTGGGCAACCTAGAGCCGCGCCGCGACTTCACCCACACCGCCGATGTGGCGCGGGCGCTGTGGCTGCTGCTAGAGCGCGGCGCACCCGGCGAGGTCTACAACCTGTGCTCGGGTGAGGCCACGCGCATCGGCGATATTGTGGACATGGTGCTGGAGTACGGGCGCGTGCCCGCCAGCGTGAAGGCCGACCCGGCGCGCATGCGGCCATCGGATGAGCCGATCCTGAAGGGCGACAACAGCAAGCTGCGCGCGGCCACCGGCTGGGAGCCGACAATCGGCATGACCGAGATCGTGCGCGACGTGCTGGAGTTCTGGCGCGGGCGGCTGGCGGCGCGCTAG
- a CDS encoding DUF1211 domain-containing protein, translating into MGKNRLEAFSDGVIAIIITIMVLELKAPHEATFAALRELLPAFLSYVLSFVYVGIYWNNHHHMLHTAHHVTGRVLWANLHLLFWLSLLPFVTMWMGENQFAAQPSALYGFVLLMAACAYWLLQQSIIKTDGASSMLRQAIGRDWKGKLSPLIYIAAIILSFVLPWAGQALYAFSALIWLIPDSRIEHAIAQREH; encoded by the coding sequence GTGGGAAAGAACCGACTTGAGGCATTTAGCGACGGCGTGATCGCGATCATCATCACCATCATGGTGCTGGAGCTGAAGGCACCGCACGAGGCCACGTTCGCGGCGCTGCGCGAGCTGCTGCCAGCCTTCCTCAGCTATGTGCTCAGCTTCGTGTATGTGGGCATCTACTGGAACAACCACCACCACATGCTGCACACCGCCCACCACGTGACGGGCCGCGTGCTGTGGGCCAACCTGCACCTGCTGTTCTGGCTCTCGCTGCTGCCCTTTGTCACGATGTGGATGGGCGAGAACCAGTTCGCCGCGCAGCCATCGGCGCTCTACGGCTTTGTGCTGCTGATGGCCGCCTGCGCCTACTGGCTGCTGCAGCAGTCGATCATCAAGACCGACGGGGCGAGCTCGATGCTGCGGCAGGCGATTGGCCGCGACTGGAAGGGCAAGCTCTCGCCGCTGATCTACATCGCCGCCATCATCCTCAGCTTTGTGCTGCCCTGGGCGGGCCAGGCGCTCTACGCGTTCAGCGCGCTGATCTGGCTCATCCCCGACAGCCGGATCGAGCACGCCATCGCCCAGCGCGAGCACTAG
- a CDS encoding VOC family protein codes for MHHFSGICIITDNVPRLRDFYCAVLQTDVPTDELFVSIPLGATALSLFRRDGIGQIWPGLSFGGGSGGYTIEFEVADVDAEHARLSALGADILKPPTTQPWGRRSVWLRDPDGNIINFSAPVAL; via the coding sequence ATGCACCACTTCAGCGGAATCTGCATCATCACCGACAACGTGCCTAGGCTGCGCGACTTCTACTGCGCCGTGCTCCAGACCGACGTGCCGACGGACGAGCTGTTCGTGAGCATCCCGCTGGGCGCAACCGCGCTCTCGCTGTTCCGCAGGGATGGCATCGGCCAGATCTGGCCAGGGCTATCGTTTGGCGGCGGCAGCGGCGGCTACACCATCGAGTTCGAGGTGGCGGATGTCGACGCCGAGCACGCGCGGCTGAGCGCGCTGGGGGCCGACATCCTCAAGCCGCCGACGACCCAGCCTTGGGGGCGGCGCTCGGTGTGGCTGCGCGACCCCGATGGCAATATCATCAATTTCTCGGCCCCAGTTGCGCTGTAG
- a CDS encoding STAS domain-containing protein: MPTLTDLFQQHFSAIVEDVAIAVVAQAGGGYQQQQIEQFRPSAERGMALYGRDIAEGKQEHFASFWLMRAPERVRSGYGIEEMMRSIMVANEIVIRHLLPHYQGDMSGMQAMITQVCAIADHAKLALFRAVERAHQEVIQELSAPIVPIVSGVLVMPLVGTLDDRRASGIIATLLTEITEQQARIVLLDITGVPVVDTDVAHHLIQAARAVKLLGADMVLVGIRPEIAQTIVQLGVSLSDMATCANLQAGFAYAMQRLGRGEAVAW, translated from the coding sequence ATGCCAACCCTCACCGATCTTTTTCAGCAGCACTTTTCCGCCATCGTCGAGGATGTGGCGATCGCCGTCGTCGCACAGGCGGGCGGCGGCTACCAGCAGCAGCAGATCGAGCAGTTCCGGCCCAGCGCCGAGCGGGGAATGGCGCTGTATGGCCGCGACATCGCCGAGGGCAAGCAGGAGCACTTCGCCTCGTTCTGGCTGATGCGCGCGCCCGAGCGGGTGCGCAGCGGCTACGGCATCGAGGAGATGATGCGCTCGATCATGGTCGCCAACGAGATCGTCATCCGCCACCTGCTGCCACACTATCAGGGCGACATGAGCGGCATGCAGGCGATGATCACCCAGGTGTGCGCGATCGCCGACCACGCCAAGCTCGCGCTCTTCCGCGCCGTCGAGCGCGCCCACCAAGAGGTCATCCAAGAGCTGTCGGCCCCGATCGTGCCGATCGTCAGCGGCGTGCTGGTGATGCCGCTGGTGGGCACGCTGGATGATCGCCGCGCCTCGGGGATCATCGCCACGCTGCTCACCGAGATCACCGAGCAGCAGGCCCGCATCGTGCTGCTGGACATCACCGGCGTGCCCGTGGTGGACACCGATGTGGCGCACCACCTCATCCAGGCGGCGCGGGCGGTGAAGCTGCTGGGCGCAGACATGGTGCTGGTGGGCATCCGCCCCGAGATCGCGCAGACGATCGTGCAGCTGGGCGTGAGCCTGAGCGACATGGCCACCTGCGCCAACCTGCAGGCGGGCTTCGCCTACGCGATGCAGCGCCTTGGTAGGGGCGAGGCCGTGGCCTGGTAG
- a CDS encoding GNAT family N-acetyltransferase, with protein sequence MKFTWAASSETIDWQELSDLYRIAPLGEKRAEDLIIVFGNSRYQCFVFHEGKLVGAGRVLSDGLDCAYIADVAVHPEYQGHGLGKGIVSRLVESAKGHKKIILYAAVGKEPFYKKLGFARMRTAMAIFKNQDQVREWGLIEAD encoded by the coding sequence ATGAAGTTCACCTGGGCCGCATCATCCGAAACCATCGACTGGCAGGAGCTTTCCGATCTCTACCGCATCGCACCCCTAGGCGAGAAGCGGGCCGAAGATCTGATCATCGTCTTCGGCAACAGCCGCTACCAGTGCTTTGTGTTCCACGAGGGCAAGCTGGTGGGCGCGGGGCGCGTGCTCTCGGATGGGCTGGACTGCGCCTACATCGCCGATGTGGCGGTGCACCCCGAGTACCAGGGCCACGGCCTCGGCAAGGGCATCGTCTCGCGGCTGGTCGAGAGCGCCAAGGGCCACAAGAAGATCATCCTGTACGCCGCCGTCGGCAAGGAGCCATTCTACAAGAAGCTGGGCTTCGCGCGCATGCGCACCGCCATGGCCATCTTTAAGAACCAGGATCAGGTGCGCGAGTGGGGCCTGATCGAGGCCGACTAG
- a CDS encoding AraC family transcriptional regulator: MGANPDPTLTDLGFRLASPSPALRPYIQSYWAFSRAAPLRQRHEEYMHPRGGYGLAFNFGGPALLDGEGIGEPIFLDGDTTISRRMGFLGSIEMVGVRFREGGAYPFLGVPLGELRNTTRLLDAVGHTRMPELYHRLYSARTLEMRVQLLDAWLLARLASAKPQDKIIPYSLALLRDAASPHAIPQVTDRLAISQRQLERIYHCHVGMSPKQYASLLRIDSARQALRRGYAMPIGQLAAELGFYDQPHFVREFRAVVGMPPSAYRARSRQGRPEQPN, encoded by the coding sequence ATGGGCGCGAACCCAGACCCGACGCTCACCGACCTCGGCTTCCGCCTAGCCTCGCCCAGCCCCGCGCTGCGGCCCTACATCCAGAGCTACTGGGCGTTCTCGCGCGCCGCGCCGCTGCGGCAGCGCCACGAGGAGTACATGCACCCGCGCGGTGGCTACGGGCTGGCCTTCAACTTCGGCGGCCCGGCGCTGCTCGACGGCGAGGGCATCGGCGAGCCGATCTTTTTGGATGGGGACACCACCATCTCCCGCCGCATGGGCTTTCTGGGCAGCATCGAGATGGTCGGCGTGCGGTTCCGCGAGGGCGGGGCCTACCCCTTCCTCGGCGTGCCGCTGGGCGAGCTGCGCAACACCACGCGCCTGCTCGACGCAGTGGGACACACGCGCATGCCCGAGCTCTACCACCGGCTGTATAGCGCCAGGACACTGGAGATGCGAGTACAGCTGCTGGATGCCTGGCTGCTGGCGCGGCTGGCCTCGGCCAAGCCGCAGGATAAGATCATCCCCTATTCGCTGGCCCTGCTGCGCGACGCAGCGAGCCCGCACGCCATCCCGCAGGTGACCGACCGGCTGGCGATCAGCCAGCGGCAGCTAGAGCGCATCTACCACTGCCACGTGGGTATGTCGCCCAAGCAGTACGCCAGCCTGCTGCGCATCGACAGCGCGCGCCAGGCGCTGCGCAGGGGCTACGCCATGCCTATCGGCCAGCTCGCCGCCGAACTCGGCTTCTACGATCAGCCGCACTTCGTCCGCGAGTTTCGCGCGGTGGTGGGCATGCCGCCATCCGCCTACCGCGCCCGCTCGCGCCAGGGTCGCCCAGAACAGCCTAACTAA
- a CDS encoding DJ-1/PfpI family protein yields the protein MVEESPFLWIGFADPPDMSKKYNLSRPPCPMLCPSKRMIDEKMRGSMSTAMTVGIIVFDGVLTSEVVAPAEVFATAAGQSWGAGIRVCLIGVDPRQQQIRTEEGLRLGVDATVADDLPCDVLLVPGANDMAPLIDNAALRAYIERHHQGGQWLGSVCAGAFLLGAAGALDGRQATTWFGGEARLQERYPAAQVVIDQPVVFDRRLVTANGGLVSYSAALALLGRLAGAERAREVYEALGLDRMLGWDALSQAIAQPEAAEQAAR from the coding sequence GTGGTAGAAGAATCGCCTTTTCTATGGATCGGATTCGCCGACCCGCCCGACATGTCGAAAAAGTACAATCTTTCTCGTCCGCCGTGCCCTATGCTGTGCCCATCGAAGCGAATGATAGACGAAAAGATGAGGGGTAGTATGAGCACAGCGATGACGGTTGGGATCATTGTTTTTGATGGCGTGCTGACATCTGAGGTCGTGGCCCCTGCCGAGGTGTTCGCCACTGCGGCTGGGCAGAGCTGGGGCGCGGGCATCCGCGTGTGTCTGATCGGCGTCGACCCGCGGCAGCAGCAGATCCGCACCGAGGAGGGGCTGCGCCTGGGCGTGGATGCCACGGTCGCGGATGATCTGCCCTGCGATGTGCTGCTGGTGCCCGGCGCGAACGACATGGCCCCGCTGATCGACAACGCGGCGCTGCGGGCCTATATCGAGCGCCACCACCAGGGCGGGCAGTGGCTGGGCAGCGTCTGCGCGGGGGCCTTCCTGCTGGGCGCGGCGGGTGCGCTGGATGGCAGGCAGGCCACCACATGGTTTGGCGGCGAGGCCAGGCTGCAGGAGCGCTACCCGGCGGCCCAGGTCGTCATCGATCAGCCGGTGGTGTTCGACCGGCGGCTGGTGACGGCCAACGGCGGCCTGGTGAGCTACTCGGCGGCGCTGGCGCTGCTGGGGCGGCTGGCGGGTGCCGAGCGCGCCCGCGAGGTCTACGAGGCGCTGGGGCTTGACCGCATGCTGGGCTGGGATGCGCTCAGCCAGGCGATCGCGCAGCCCGAGGCCGCCGAGCAGGCGGCCCGATGA